TAAAGAAGAATTGCGTAAAGCCGCAGATCAGCTGGGACTTCCAGCCGTTTTGAAAACGTGCCGCGGAGGCTATGATGGGAAGGGGCAGGCAGTGATCCGAAGTGAAGCTGATCTTGCCAAAGCGGAAGAACTGATTGCCGGAAACAGAGAGTGTGTCCTGGAAAGCTGGGTTTCCTTTAAGAAAGAACTCTCAGTCATTGTAACCAGAGGAACGAATGGCGAGATGACGACGTTCCCGGCTGCAGAAAACATTCACCTGGAAAACATTCTTCACCAGTCGATCGTGCCGGCGAGGATCTCTGAGGAGACGGCAGCAAAAGCTTATGAGATGGCAAAACAGATTGCACTTGAGCTGGACTTGTACGGAACGCTCGCAGTAGAGATGTTTTTTGGAACTGACGGTGAGATCTACGTGAACGAACTGGCACCAAGGCCTCATAATTCCGGACACTATACGATCGAAGCCTGTGAAACGTCTCAGTTTCAGCAGCATGTACGAGCCGTTTGCGGACTGCCGCTTGGCAAAACAGCACTGGTCAGCCCGGCAGTGATGATTAACGTGCTTGGTGAACATATGAAGCCATTGCTGGCCAATTTGGAATTACTGAAAGACGCCAAGCTTCACCTGTATGGAAAAGATGAAGCGAAATTGAAACGAAAAATGGGCCACATTACTGTGCTCGGAAACACGGTAAGCGAAGCCCTCGACAAAGCAGAATTCATTAAAGCTGCTGTACTCAAGATCGAAAAGCTGGAGGTAACGACATGATTGAACGTTATACGCGCCCCGAAATGGGAGCCATTTGGACAGATGAAAACCGATTTAAAGCATGGCTTGAAGTAGAAATTTTAGCTTGTGAAGCATGGGCAGAACTTGGTGAGATTCCGAAAGAGGACGTGAAGAAGCTTCGCGAAAATGCCTCTTTTGACATCAACCGCATTTTAGAGATCGAGCAGGAGACACGCCATGATGTTGTAGCCTTTACCCGCGCAGTTTCTGAAACGCTTGGAGATGAGCGCAAGTGGGTGCATTATGGACTAACTTCAACAGACGTCGTTGATACAGCGTTATCTTATCTGCTTTTACAGGCGAATGAGATTTTGATCAAGGACATCGAAAGGTTCATCGAAATCATCGGAAACAAAGCGAAAGAACACAAATACACCGTTATGATGGGCCGTACTCACGGTGTGCACGCTGAACCTACAACATTTGGCCTCAAACTTGCACTTTGGTATGAAGAAATGAAGCGCAACCTGGAGCGATTCAAGCAAGCAGCTGATTCTGTCCGCGTCGGAAAGATCAGCGGAGCTGTCGGCACGTATGCCAACATCGATCCATTCGTTGAAAAGTTTGTCTGTGAAAACCTGGGGCTTGAAGCATCGCCGATCTCAACGCAAACCCTGCAGCGTGACCGCCATGCTCATTACTTGTCTGCGTTGGCACTTGTGGCTACAAGCATTGAAAAGTTCGCGGTTGAAATTCGCGGACTTCAAAAAAGTGAAACACGTGAAGTGGAAGAGTTCTTTGCGAAGGGGCAAAAAGGGTCGTCAGCAATGCCTCACAAACGCAATCCAATCGGCTCTGAGAACATGACAGGATTAGCTCGTGTGGTCCGAGGGTACATGATGACTGCGTATGAAAACGTGCCGCTATGGCATGAACGTGACATCTCTCACTCATCGGCAGAACGCATTATTCTGCCGGATGCAACGATCGCATTGAACTACATGCTTAACCGTTTTGGCAATATCGTGAAGAACTTGACGGTATTCCCTGAAAACATGAAACGCAACATGACGAGAACGTACGGATTGATCTACTCTCAGCGTGTTCTTCTCAAATTGATCGATAAAGGCATGAGCCGTGAAGCTGCGTACGATATCGTCCAGCCAAAAGCGATGCAGGCGTGGGAAGAAGGCATTCAATTCAAACAGCTCGTACAAGAAGAGCCGCGCATTACTGAAAAACTAACACCTGAAGATATCGAGGATTGTTTCGACTACTCCTACCATCTTCAGCATGTGGATACCATCTTTGAACGATTAGGGCTGTAATTTACTGTCTTGGGGTGAAAGGAACGAGAAGGGAAACCTTTTCGTTCCGGAGCGCCTCAGCACTACTAATAGGATCCAGCTTCGGTGTCCAGGCCCTCGAGGTCGTTTCACTTTTGATCAGAAAACAAAAAGCGTTTTATGCTCAAAAGTTCCAATGCTTGTCGGGCCTGAACGTACACCTCAGCACTTCTATAAAATTGCCAATATTCGTAATTTTTGCAGTATAATTCGGAAGCTTATAACAGGGGGACTTTGAATGGAAAAGCAAACCTTGCTTTATGAAGGAAAGGCGAAGAAGATTTACAGCACAGAAGATCAGCATACCGTTTGGGTGGAGTACAAGGATTCAGCGACAGCTTTTAATGGCGAAAAGAAAGCAACCATCGATGGGAAAGGCCGTTTGAATAACGAAATTACGAGTCTGATGTTTTCGATGCTAGAGGAAAACAACATTCCAACCCACTTTATCTCCAAGCAATCTCCAACAGAACAGATTGTCCAGCACGTAACCATCATTCCTTTGGAAGTGGTAGTCCGCAACGTGGTGGCTGGTACACTGGCTAAACGCACAGGGCTGCCGGAGGGACATGTTCTTCATAAGCCGATCGTCGAATTCTATTTCAAAAATGACGACCTTGGCGATCCTCTTTTTAATCATGATCATATCGAGGCTCTTGAACTGGCAGCTCCTAAGCAGCTGGAAGACATGAGAGAGCTTGCGCTTCAGGTCAATACAATACTCACAGCATTTTTTACAGAGAAAAAGGTTAGATTAATCGACTTTAAGCTGGAATTCGGGAACAACGCCAAGGGCGAATTGCTTGTGGCGGATGAGATCTCACCGGACACGTGCCGCCTTTGGGACAGCGAAACGAACGAAAAGCTGGATAAAGATGTCTTTCGCCGTGATCTTGGCAGTTTAACAGAAGCCTATGAAAAAATTTTAGAGCGTTTAGGGGGAAATTTGCATGTATAAAGTAAAAGTATTCGTCACGTTGAAGGAAAGCGTATTGGATCCTCAAGGAACAGCTGTAAAAGGCTCGCTTCACCGCATGGAGTACAACGAAGTTCAAGATGTGCGCATCGGTAAATACCTAGAGCTCACGATCGAAGAAGGCGTTGAAAACCTGGACAAGCGCGTTGCGGAAATGTGTGAAAAATTGCTCTCCAACCCGGTTATTGAAGATTATCGCTATGAGGTGGAGGAGGTCGTCGCACAGTGAGATTTGCGGTTATCGTTTTTCCAGGATCCAACTGTGACATTGACATGTTTCACGCAGTAAAAGACGAGCTTGGTGCTGAAGCAGAGTATGTCTGGCATGATGAAAGCAATCTGGACCGCTTTGACGGAA
This genomic stretch from Fictibacillus marinisediminis harbors:
- the purS gene encoding phosphoribosylformylglycinamidine synthase subunit PurS; amino-acid sequence: MYKVKVFVTLKESVLDPQGTAVKGSLHRMEYNEVQDVRIGKYLELTIEEGVENLDKRVAEMCEKLLSNPVIEDYRYEVEEVVAQ
- the purB gene encoding adenylosuccinate lyase, with product MIERYTRPEMGAIWTDENRFKAWLEVEILACEAWAELGEIPKEDVKKLRENASFDINRILEIEQETRHDVVAFTRAVSETLGDERKWVHYGLTSTDVVDTALSYLLLQANEILIKDIERFIEIIGNKAKEHKYTVMMGRTHGVHAEPTTFGLKLALWYEEMKRNLERFKQAADSVRVGKISGAVGTYANIDPFVEKFVCENLGLEASPISTQTLQRDRHAHYLSALALVATSIEKFAVEIRGLQKSETREVEEFFAKGQKGSSAMPHKRNPIGSENMTGLARVVRGYMMTAYENVPLWHERDISHSSAERIILPDATIALNYMLNRFGNIVKNLTVFPENMKRNMTRTYGLIYSQRVLLKLIDKGMSREAAYDIVQPKAMQAWEEGIQFKQLVQEEPRITEKLTPEDIEDCFDYSYHLQHVDTIFERLGL
- the purC gene encoding phosphoribosylaminoimidazolesuccinocarboxamide synthase; this encodes MEKQTLLYEGKAKKIYSTEDQHTVWVEYKDSATAFNGEKKATIDGKGRLNNEITSLMFSMLEENNIPTHFISKQSPTEQIVQHVTIIPLEVVVRNVVAGTLAKRTGLPEGHVLHKPIVEFYFKNDDLGDPLFNHDHIEALELAAPKQLEDMRELALQVNTILTAFFTEKKVRLIDFKLEFGNNAKGELLVADEISPDTCRLWDSETNEKLDKDVFRRDLGSLTEAYEKILERLGGNLHV
- the purK gene encoding 5-(carboxyamino)imidazole ribonucleotide synthase yields the protein MTKTILPGQTIGILGGGQLGRMMAISAREMGYGIVVLDPGEKSPCGQISDEQIVSSYDDAAGIEELAQKSDVITYEFENVDSEKAQWLEKNACMPQGSRLLYLTQHRIREKKAIEQAGVKVAPYLPVQDKEELRKAADQLGLPAVLKTCRGGYDGKGQAVIRSEADLAKAEELIAGNRECVLESWVSFKKELSVIVTRGTNGEMTTFPAAENIHLENILHQSIVPARISEETAAKAYEMAKQIALELDLYGTLAVEMFFGTDGEIYVNELAPRPHNSGHYTIEACETSQFQQHVRAVCGLPLGKTALVSPAVMINVLGEHMKPLLANLELLKDAKLHLYGKDEAKLKRKMGHITVLGNTVSEALDKAEFIKAAVLKIEKLEVTT